A genomic region of Melanotaenia boesemani isolate fMelBoe1 chromosome 21, fMelBoe1.pri, whole genome shotgun sequence contains the following coding sequences:
- the kcng3 gene encoding potassium voltage-gated channel subfamily G member 3 — protein MSFSRTQVDKMKFGKSICVLNVGGTRYAFTREVIRDFPLRRVSRLHACATEKEVLELCDDYDRDRNEFFFDRHAQAFVFIMLYVRSGKLRFVPGVCELSFYTEMLYWGLESAHLDSCCQKRLDDRMSDIGLDSLSEGDIVMSGDESLSPDEPVQRTALTGRAKWLEKMRKTFEEPNSSLAAQLLASVSVIFVIVSMIMLCASTLPDWDTAKRNTVEEHRIVEAVCIGWFTAECIVRFLVARDKWDFIRHPLNIIDVIAITPYYVTMAMARAGMPGAGLGVAGVILRVLRMMRVFWLMKLARHFLGLQTLGLTLRRCYREMVMLMVFVCVAMAIYSALAQLLEHGLDLGTQNHDYASIPAAAWWVIISMTTVGYGDVYPVTVGGRVLGGMCVVSGIVLLALPITFIYHSFVQCYHELKLRSARYARNLSAEIIR, from the exons ATGAGTTTTAGTAGGACACAAGTTGACAAGATGAAGTTCGGAAAGAGCATCTGTGTGCTCAATGTAGGGGGAACCCGGTACGCCTTCACCCGTGAGGTGATCAGGGATTTCCCTCTTCGGCGCGTCAGCCGCTTGCATGCTTGCGCAACAGAGAAAGAGGTCCTCGAATTGTGCGACGACTACGACCGTGATCGGAATGAGTTTTTCTTCGACCGCCACGCTCAGGCTTTTGTGTTCATTATGCTGTATGTGCGCTCCGGTAAACTCCGTTTTGTTCCCGGAGTTTGTGAGCTGTCTTTCTACACAGAGATGCTCTACTGGGGTCTAGAGAGCGCGCACTTGGACTCCTGCTGCCAGAAACGCCTGGACGACAGGATGTCCGACATTGGACTGGACAGTCTGTCAGAAGGGGACATTGTAATGTCAGGGGATGAGTCCCTGAGCCCAGACGAGCCAGTGCAACGGACTGCGCTTACCGGCCGCGCTAAATGGCTCGAGAAGATGCGCAAAACATTTGAAGAGCCCAACTCTTCCCTCGCAGCGCAGCTTTTGGCTTCAGTATCCGTAATCTTTGTGATCGTTTCTATGATAATGCTGTGTGCAAGCACACTGCCGGATTGGGATACAGCCAAGAGAAATACTGTGGAGGAGCACAG GATAGTGGAGGCTGTGTGCATTGGCTGGTTTACAGCAGAGTGCATAGTGCGCTTTCTGGTGGCCAGAGACAAGTGGGACTTCATCCGCCATCCACTGAACATCATCGATGTTATTGCCATTACCCCCTACTATGTCACCATGGCAATGGCCCGTGCAGGGATGCCGGGTGCCGGGCTCGGGGTTGCTGGAGTGATACTGCGAGTGCTGAGGATGATGCGAGTGTTCTGGCTCATGAAGCTTGCCAGACACTTCCTGGGCCTGCAGACTCTGGGGCTGACACTCAGGCGCTGCTACCGGGAGATGGTCATGCTGATGGTGTTTGtctgcgttgccatggcaatatATAGCGCACTGGCACAGCTTTTGGAGCATGGCTTGGACTTGGGGACGCAGAACCACGATTACGCCAGCATCCCTGCAGCTGCCTGGTGGGTCATCATCTCCATGACAACAGTGGGGTACGGAGATGTGTACCCAGTGACAGTTGGAGGACGGGTGCTCGGAGGAATGTGTGTAGTGAGTGGCATTGTTCTCCTGGCACTACCCATCACATTCATCTACCACAGTTTTGTTCAGTGCTACCATGAACTCAAACTCCGCTCTGCCAGATACGCACGCAACCTGTCTGCAGAGATAATACGATGA